One Temnothorax longispinosus isolate EJ_2023e chromosome 8, Tlon_JGU_v1, whole genome shotgun sequence genomic region harbors:
- the LOC139818212 gene encoding uncharacterized protein, producing the protein MLCPVVLPPSLTKEDWLRIAADFEHRCNFPHCIGALDGKHIVLQYPANAGSMYYNYKNSHSIILMAICDANYLFTFIDIGAYGRRSDGGIFKECQFGKKFEQKKIDVPDADIISENGPTLPYCLVGDEAFPLKEYLLRPYSGRGGLTKEKNIFNYRLSRARRIIENTFGILASQWRILRKPIIAKVETVEKIVQAIVCLHNWLRKKDINVNEYVPVNMVDHFDDHNSFIPGTWRTVLENGSAYREIQRVGSYMSTQKNMEMRDKFCTYFNNEGSVPWQNSFC; encoded by the exons ATGTTGTGTCCAGTTGTTCTTCCACCTTCTTTGACCAAAGAAGATTGGCTTCGTATTGCAGCAGATTTCGAACATCGATGCAATTTTCCGCATTGTATTGGTGCCCTTGACGGAAAACATATTGTTCTTCAA tatCCTGCTAATGCTGGttctatgtattataattacaaaaacagtcacagtattattttaatggcaATATGTGatgctaattatttatttacatttatcgaCATAGGAGCCTATGGTAGACGCAGTGATGGTGGCATTTTCAAAGAATGCCAGTTTGGTAAAAAATTCGAACAAAAGAAGATAGATGTACCAGATGCggatattatttctgaaaatggTCCCACATTGCCATATTGCCTTGTTGGAGACGAAGCATTCcctttaaaagaatatttgctTCGGCCATACTCAGGAAGAGGCGGACTGaccaaagagaaaaatatctttaattatagaCTGAGCCGTGCTAGGCGAATTATTGAAAACACATTTGGGATTCTTGCTAGCCAATGGCGAATATTGAGGAAGCCAATAATTGCAAAAGTGGAAACTGtagaaaaaattgtgcaaGCCATTGTGTGTTTGCACAACTGGTTACGCAAAAAGGACATTAACGTTAATGAATACGTACCTGTAAATATGGTTGATCATTTTGATGATCATAATAGCTTTATACCTGGCACTTGGAGAACGGTTCTTGAAAATGGTTCTGCTTATCGTGAAATACAACGAGTAGGATCATACATGAGCACtcaaaaaaatatggaaatgcGAGATAAGTTTtgcacatattttaataatgaaggCTCTGTACCATGGCAAAATAGTTTTTGctga